In a single window of the Arthrobacter zhangbolii genome:
- a CDS encoding 3-hydroxyacyl-CoA dehydrogenase family protein produces MSTAENLSSPTNPSAETTEAGTAAVPAVVGVLGGGRMGAGIAHAFTVAGADVVVVERDQAAADAARERVAAALAKSVERGTTTHSLDELTGRLSVSTDYASFAGCDLVVEAVPEDFELKSSALKAVEEQLADGAWLATNTSSLSVAKLAAGLARPERFCGLHFFNPVPSSLLVEVVLTDSTSAELGEAAREWTAALGKTAVVVRDAPGFASSRLGVAIALEAMRMVEEGVASAEDIDAAMVLGYKHPVGPLRTTDMVGLDVRLGIAEYLHETLGERFAPPQILREKVARGELGRKSGQGFFRY; encoded by the coding sequence ATGAGCACCGCCGAGAATCTTTCCTCCCCGACCAACCCGTCCGCCGAAACAACCGAGGCCGGCACCGCTGCCGTGCCCGCCGTCGTCGGCGTCCTGGGCGGCGGCCGGATGGGCGCCGGCATAGCCCACGCGTTCACCGTCGCGGGTGCGGACGTGGTGGTGGTGGAGCGGGACCAGGCCGCGGCCGACGCTGCCCGTGAAAGGGTGGCAGCCGCGCTGGCCAAGAGCGTGGAACGCGGTACCACCACACACAGCCTCGATGAGCTGACCGGCCGGCTGAGCGTTTCCACCGACTACGCGTCCTTTGCCGGGTGCGATCTGGTGGTTGAGGCCGTGCCCGAGGACTTTGAGCTGAAGTCCTCGGCCCTGAAAGCTGTGGAGGAACAGCTGGCCGACGGCGCCTGGCTGGCCACGAACACGTCCTCGCTGTCCGTGGCGAAACTGGCTGCCGGCCTGGCCCGGCCCGAGCGCTTCTGCGGCCTGCACTTCTTCAATCCGGTTCCCTCCTCGCTGCTGGTGGAGGTGGTGCTGACGGATAGCACGTCCGCGGAACTGGGGGAGGCCGCCCGGGAGTGGACCGCCGCGCTGGGGAAAACCGCCGTCGTTGTCCGGGACGCCCCCGGCTTCGCCTCCTCCCGCCTGGGGGTGGCCATTGCGCTGGAAGCCATGCGGATGGTCGAAGAGGGCGTGGCCTCGGCCGAGGACATTGATGCGGCCATGGTGCTGGGCTACAAACACCCCGTGGGACCGTTGCGCACCACCGACATGGTGGGCCTGGATGTGCGGCTGGGCATCGCGGAGTACCTGCACGAGACGCTCGGAGAGCGGTTCGCGCCGCCGCAGATCCTGCGGGAGAAGGTGGCCCGCGGGGAATTGGGCCGCAAGAGCGGCCAGGGCTTCTTCAGGTACTGA
- a CDS encoding helix-turn-helix domain-containing protein produces the protein MAKPTKRLFSFEFKLDAVRRFQAGESKVALAKELQLSSPQLIEKWARQYRAEGEDGLRAKPKGRPKTNPEASTQPESEIQRLRRENERLRAEVAFLGKVQALRDEERP, from the coding sequence GTGGCCAAGCCAACCAAACGCTTGTTCTCCTTCGAGTTCAAACTCGATGCCGTGCGCCGATTTCAAGCTGGAGAGAGCAAAGTCGCCCTGGCTAAAGAGCTCCAGCTGTCCTCTCCGCAGCTGATCGAGAAGTGGGCACGTCAGTACCGGGCGGAAGGCGAAGACGGACTGCGCGCGAAGCCCAAGGGCCGCCCGAAGACAAATCCTGAGGCATCGACGCAGCCAGAGTCAGAGATACAACGATTGCGCCGCGAGAACGAGCGTCTGCGGGCAGAGGTCGCGTTCCTGGGAAAAGTGCAGGCCTTGAGGGACGAGGAACGGCCGTAA
- a CDS encoding enoyl-CoA hydratase/isomerase family protein, whose amino-acid sequence MTSLFAETAFTTLLVTETEDRIQVQLNRPEVRNAIDAAMVEELHAVCAVLERHPRILILCGTSAGGRGVFASGADISQLRERRRDDALAGINSSVFARIAQLPLPVIAALDGFALGGGAELAYAADFRLGTPTLKIGQPEVGLGIMAAAGATWRLKELVGEPLAKELLLAGRILNAEEALQARLVTELHEPADLLPAAHALADRIAAQDPLAVRLTKSVFAAPREAHPMVETLAQGILFESEAKFERMQSFLDRSAARQAAKQAAAPAASSSTPASTSTPAPNSTPAPKDNA is encoded by the coding sequence ATGACGTCCCTTTTTGCCGAAACCGCGTTCACCACGCTGCTGGTCACCGAGACCGAAGACCGGATCCAGGTCCAGCTAAACCGGCCCGAGGTGCGCAACGCCATCGACGCGGCCATGGTGGAGGAACTGCACGCCGTCTGCGCCGTGCTGGAGCGCCACCCGCGGATCCTGATCCTCTGCGGCACCAGTGCCGGCGGCCGCGGGGTGTTTGCCTCCGGCGCCGATATATCCCAGCTGCGCGAGCGCCGCCGGGATGACGCGCTGGCCGGCATCAACTCCAGCGTTTTTGCCCGCATTGCCCAGCTGCCGCTGCCGGTGATTGCCGCACTGGACGGTTTCGCCCTGGGCGGTGGCGCGGAACTCGCGTACGCCGCCGACTTCCGGCTGGGCACACCCACGCTGAAAATCGGCCAGCCGGAGGTGGGCCTGGGCATTATGGCCGCCGCGGGGGCCACCTGGCGGCTGAAGGAACTGGTGGGGGAGCCGCTGGCCAAGGAACTGCTCCTGGCCGGCCGCATCCTCAACGCGGAGGAAGCCCTGCAGGCACGCCTGGTCACCGAACTGCACGAACCCGCGGACCTGCTGCCCGCCGCCCATGCCCTGGCGGACCGTATTGCCGCACAGGATCCGCTGGCCGTCCGGCTGACCAAGAGCGTGTTTGCCGCCCCGCGGGAGGCACACCCGATGGTGGAAACCCTCGCACAGGGCATCCTCTTTGAATCCGAGGCCAAGTTCGAGCGGATGCAGTCCTTCCTGGACCGCAGCGCCGCCCGGCAGGCCGCCAAGCAGGCAGCGGCACCCGCCGCATCCAGTTCCACGCCGGCATCCACTTCCACACCCGCACCGAATTCCACTCCCGCACCGAAGGACAACGCATGA
- a CDS encoding SDR family oxidoreductase, whose amino-acid sequence MFSTPVFAGRTALVTGGSAGIGLAIAGTLAGLGAKVAVVGRNKDRLDDAVEQLRAHGGQVRGYAVDVRDAAEVAAVVDAVTGDLGPVSLLVNNAAGNFRVDPLQLSPNGWAAVVDIVLTGTWNVTSAVARTAVDTGTGLSVVSIGTSAAVTGSPSTVHSASAKAGVEAMTKSLAKAWAPHGFRLNVLTPGLTEGTGGTTALYPDADAVQEHVHRIPLRRLARREEIANACAYLLSDYASYITGTTLLIDGGRQLGDQ is encoded by the coding sequence ATGTTCAGTACCCCCGTTTTCGCCGGGCGCACCGCCCTGGTGACCGGCGGCAGCGCGGGCATTGGCCTGGCGATCGCCGGGACACTCGCCGGCCTCGGCGCGAAGGTAGCGGTGGTCGGCCGGAACAAGGACCGGTTGGACGACGCCGTCGAACAGCTCCGCGCCCACGGCGGCCAGGTGCGCGGCTACGCAGTGGATGTCCGGGACGCCGCGGAAGTGGCAGCCGTGGTGGACGCCGTCACCGGCGACCTCGGCCCGGTGAGCCTGCTGGTGAACAACGCGGCGGGCAACTTCCGCGTGGACCCGCTGCAGCTCTCACCCAACGGATGGGCCGCCGTCGTGGACATCGTCCTCACCGGAACCTGGAACGTCACCTCCGCGGTGGCCCGTACCGCCGTGGATACGGGCACCGGGCTCTCCGTGGTCAGCATCGGCACCTCCGCCGCCGTCACCGGCAGTCCCAGCACCGTCCACTCAGCCAGCGCCAAAGCCGGCGTGGAAGCCATGACCAAATCACTGGCCAAGGCCTGGGCACCGCACGGTTTCCGGCTCAACGTCCTGACCCCGGGACTCACCGAGGGCACGGGCGGCACCACGGCGCTCTACCCGGACGCGGACGCGGTGCAGGAGCATGTGCACCGGATTCCGCTGCGCCGGCTGGCCCGCCGCGAGGAAATAGCCAATGCCTGCGCCTATCTGCTCAGCGATTACGCTTCCTACATCACCGGCACCACACTGCTGATCGACGGCGGCCGGCAGCTGGGCGACCAGTGA
- a CDS encoding acyl-CoA dehydrogenase family protein, translating to MTDATDFYLLEESLTDEQREVQLRVRTFANEQVAPIINDYWDRAEFPFELVPKLAGLGVVGTTIEGYGCPGMDRLSSALVSMEMSRVDGSVNTFLSVQSGLTMGSINLLGSEEQKNRWLPRMANLDAIGSFALTEPDHGSDSVGLETSARRDGDSYILNGKKRWIGNASFADVVVIWARDEADGKVKGFVMEKNADGTYPQGYQAEVITGKVGKRAILQPDITITNLRIPAENVLVDSKGFRDVSRVLMATRGNASWEALGHAMAAYEAALAYSLQRRQFGKQIAGFQLVQNKLANMLAELTAMQLICFRITNLQEAGKLTGPMSSMAKMHTAKKARWICSEARDMLGGNGLLLEYQVARHMTDMEVVYTYEGTDSIQSLLIGREITGINALKGE from the coding sequence ATGACCGACGCAACCGATTTCTACCTCCTCGAGGAATCCCTGACCGATGAGCAGCGCGAGGTGCAGCTGCGGGTTCGCACCTTCGCGAACGAGCAGGTGGCACCGATCATCAACGACTACTGGGACCGTGCCGAGTTCCCCTTTGAGCTGGTTCCCAAGCTGGCCGGCCTGGGCGTGGTGGGGACCACCATTGAGGGTTACGGCTGCCCCGGCATGGACCGGCTCTCCTCCGCCCTGGTCTCCATGGAGATGTCCCGGGTGGACGGCAGCGTCAACACCTTCCTGAGTGTGCAGTCCGGCCTGACCATGGGCTCAATCAACCTGCTGGGCAGCGAGGAACAGAAAAACCGCTGGCTGCCGCGCATGGCGAACCTGGACGCCATCGGCTCCTTCGCCCTCACCGAACCGGACCACGGCTCGGATTCGGTGGGGCTGGAGACCTCGGCCCGCCGGGACGGCGACTCCTACATCCTCAACGGCAAAAAACGGTGGATCGGCAACGCCAGCTTCGCCGACGTCGTCGTGATCTGGGCGCGGGATGAAGCCGACGGCAAGGTCAAGGGCTTCGTGATGGAGAAGAACGCGGACGGCACCTATCCGCAGGGATACCAGGCGGAGGTCATCACCGGAAAGGTGGGCAAGCGGGCCATCCTGCAGCCGGACATCACCATCACCAACCTGCGCATCCCGGCGGAGAACGTGCTGGTGGATTCCAAGGGATTCCGCGATGTCAGCCGGGTGCTGATGGCCACCCGCGGCAACGCCTCCTGGGAAGCACTGGGCCACGCCATGGCCGCCTATGAAGCAGCACTGGCCTACTCGCTGCAGCGCAGGCAGTTCGGCAAGCAGATTGCCGGGTTCCAGCTGGTCCAGAACAAGCTGGCGAACATGCTGGCCGAGCTGACCGCCATGCAGCTGATCTGCTTCCGCATCACCAATCTGCAGGAGGCCGGCAAGCTCACCGGCCCCATGTCCTCCATGGCCAAGATGCACACCGCGAAGAAGGCCCGCTGGATCTGCTCCGAGGCCCGGGACATGCTCGGCGGCAACGGCCTGCTGCTGGAGTACCAGGTGGCCCGGCACATGACGGACATGGAGGTGGTCTACACCTATGAAGGAACGGATTCCATCCAGTCCCTGCTGATCGGCCGCGAAATTACCGGCATCAACGCGCTCAAGGGCGAGTAG
- a CDS encoding acyl-CoA thioesterase, translated as MDSTSAQDQARPAGTAAPGAAAPEAAAGMFTCVLPLRWSDQDLNGHVNNARIVTLMEEARVLWLNRQAASAGVGSFSDPKVVASLNVEYRRPVEYDRQLEMELWISRIGSRSFTIAYRALQSGEACFTGSTVLVPLDPAAGTSRTLQPAETDYLSRYLSPTEPPR; from the coding sequence ATGGACAGCACTTCCGCGCAGGACCAGGCGCGCCCAGCCGGGACAGCCGCACCCGGAGCAGCTGCGCCCGAGGCAGCCGCCGGCATGTTCACCTGTGTCCTGCCGCTGCGCTGGTCGGACCAGGACCTGAACGGGCACGTGAACAACGCCCGGATTGTGACCCTCATGGAAGAGGCACGGGTCCTGTGGCTGAACCGGCAGGCGGCTTCCGCCGGCGTCGGGAGCTTCAGCGATCCCAAGGTGGTGGCCTCCCTGAACGTGGAGTACCGCCGCCCGGTGGAATATGACCGGCAGCTGGAGATGGAACTGTGGATCAGCCGGATCGGTTCGCGGTCCTTCACCATTGCCTACCGGGCACTGCAGTCCGGTGAGGCCTGCTTTACCGGCAGCACCGTCCTGGTGCCGCTGGACCCGGCAGCCGGCACCTCACGCACGCTGCAGCCGGCCGAAACGGACTACCTGTCCCGCTACCTTTCCCCCACCGAACCCCCACGATAA
- a CDS encoding IS3 family transposase, whose amino-acid sequence MLLDVAGLARSTFFYHQARFQRPDPQAEIKAAVREIFEKNHGRYGHRRIHTELLKHGWTVAKKTVLKLMRSLRLVCKVRRRKRYVSYRGEQGVVAPNLLNREFEAAAPNQKWVTDVTEFSVGDRKLYLSPVMDLFNRQIISYSIGLSPNLELTNSSLREALTGLEPGAQPLVHSDQGFQYQHVSWRTLLKNAGAVQSMSRKGNCYDNAVMENFFGHLKEELFHRVRFLNTDALRAQLDEYIRWYNTERISTKLEGLSPVQYRAQALAA is encoded by the coding sequence GTGCTCCTGGACGTCGCGGGCCTGGCCCGTTCGACGTTTTTCTATCATCAGGCCCGCTTCCAGCGCCCAGACCCGCAAGCTGAGATTAAGGCTGCCGTGAGGGAGATCTTCGAGAAGAACCACGGCCGGTACGGGCACCGCCGCATTCATACTGAGCTGCTCAAGCACGGGTGGACGGTGGCGAAAAAGACCGTGTTGAAGCTGATGCGTTCGCTGCGGCTGGTCTGCAAAGTACGGCGAAGGAAGCGTTACGTCTCCTACCGCGGTGAACAGGGCGTGGTGGCACCGAATCTGCTGAACCGGGAGTTCGAAGCTGCTGCACCGAACCAGAAGTGGGTGACCGACGTGACCGAGTTCAGCGTCGGTGACCGCAAGCTCTACCTCTCCCCGGTGATGGACCTCTTCAACCGGCAGATCATCTCGTACTCGATCGGGTTATCCCCGAATCTGGAGCTCACTAACTCCTCGCTGCGTGAAGCCCTCACCGGTCTCGAGCCCGGGGCGCAGCCGCTCGTGCATTCGGATCAGGGATTCCAGTATCAGCACGTCTCGTGGCGGACGCTGCTGAAGAACGCCGGAGCGGTCCAATCGATGTCCCGCAAGGGCAACTGCTACGACAACGCGGTGATGGAGAACTTCTTCGGACACCTCAAGGAGGAACTCTTCCACCGGGTCCGGTTCCTGAACACCGATGCCCTGAGGGCCCAGCTGGATGAGTACATCCGCTGGTACAACACTGAACGTATCTCGACAAAGCTCGAGGGCCTGAGCCCGGTGCAATACCGTGCTCAGGCCCTCGCGGCCTAG